From the genome of Bubalus bubalis isolate 160015118507 breed Murrah chromosome 2, NDDB_SH_1, whole genome shotgun sequence, one region includes:
- the TEX46 gene encoding testis-expressed protein 46, with the protein MLGDLMSLFWSLQGILASSGTIGALMAWLISYKPALFGFLFLLLLLSNWLVKHELKPTLQEPQQDKILERLMFSEMKLKVLENQMFIVWNRMNHHKQSSRRRTFPGGKHRMRRRESLFSILSDCTSDSP; encoded by the exons ATGCTGGGGGACCTCATGTCTCTTTTTTGGAGTCTCCAAGGAATACTTGCTTCCTCAGGCACCATAGGAGCGTTGATGGCTTGGCTGATCAGCTATAAGCCAGCCTTGTTTGGCTTTCTATTCCTTCTGCTGTTGCTTAGCAACTGGCTGGTCAAGCATGAACTCAAACCTACTCTTCAAGAGCCCCAGCAG GACAAGATCCTCGAACGGCTTATGTTCAGTGAAATGAAGCTGAAGGTCTTGGAAAATCAGATGTTTATCGTATGGAATAGAATGAATCACCACAAGCAGTCAAGCCGACGGCGGACTTTTCCAGGAGGAAAACACAGAATGCGGAGGCGGGAATCTCTGTTCTCCATCCTCTCTGATTGCACTTCCGATTCCCCCTAA